In Pseudomonas sp. R76, one genomic interval encodes:
- the lepA gene encoding translation elongation factor 4 yields the protein MSDLSHIRNFSIIAHIDHGKSTLADRFIQMCGGLAEREMEAQVLDSMDLERERGITIKAHSVTLYYTAKDGIKYQLNFIDTPGHVDFTYEVSRSLAACEGALLVVDAGQGVEAQSVANCYTAIEQGLEVMPVLNKIDLPQADPDRVKEEIEKIIGIDATDAVECSAKTGLGVDEVLERLVKTIPAPTGNYEDPLQALIIDSWFDNYLGVVSLVRVRHGRVKKGDKILVKSTGKIHLVDSVGVFNPKHTATTDLKAGEVGFIIAGIKDIHGAPVGDTLTLSSTPDVDVLPGFKRIQPQVYAGLFPVSSDDFEDFREALQKLTLNDSSLQYTPESSDALGFGFRCGFLGMLHMEIIQERLEREYDLDLITTAPTVIFELALKTGETIYVDNPSKLPDLSSIEDMREPIVRANILVPQEHLGNVITLCIEKRGVQHDMLFLGTQVQVTYDLPMNEVVLDFFDRLKSTSRGYASLDYHFDRYQSANLVKLDVLINGDKVDALALIVHKDNAHYKGRQLTEKMKELIPRQMFDVAIQAAIGGQIIARTSVKALRKNVLAKCYGGDVSRKRKLLEKQKAGKKRMKQVGNVEIPQEAFLAVLRLDS from the coding sequence GTGAGTGATTTGAGTCATATCCGCAATTTCTCCATCATCGCCCACATTGACCATGGCAAGTCGACGCTGGCCGATCGATTCATCCAGATGTGCGGCGGCCTTGCCGAGCGTGAAATGGAAGCCCAGGTCCTGGACTCCATGGACCTCGAGCGGGAACGCGGGATCACCATCAAGGCCCACAGCGTTACCCTGTACTACACCGCCAAAGACGGTATCAAGTACCAGCTGAACTTCATTGACACCCCCGGCCACGTTGACTTCACCTACGAAGTCAGCCGCTCGCTGGCCGCCTGTGAAGGCGCCTTGCTGGTGGTCGATGCGGGCCAGGGCGTAGAAGCCCAGTCCGTCGCCAACTGCTACACCGCGATCGAGCAGGGCCTTGAGGTCATGCCGGTACTGAACAAGATCGACCTGCCACAGGCCGATCCGGACCGCGTCAAAGAAGAAATCGAAAAAATCATCGGCATTGACGCCACCGACGCCGTCGAGTGCAGCGCCAAGACCGGCCTGGGCGTCGACGAAGTGCTCGAGCGCCTGGTCAAGACCATTCCTGCGCCAACCGGCAACTACGAAGATCCGCTGCAAGCGTTGATCATCGACTCCTGGTTCGACAACTACCTGGGCGTTGTTTCCCTGGTGCGTGTACGCCACGGCCGGGTGAAGAAGGGCGACAAGATCCTGGTTAAATCCACCGGCAAGATCCACCTGGTGGACAGCGTCGGCGTATTCAACCCCAAGCACACCGCCACCACCGACCTGAAGGCCGGTGAAGTGGGCTTCATCATTGCCGGTATCAAGGACATTCACGGTGCGCCGGTCGGTGACACCCTGACCTTGAGCTCCACCCCTGACGTCGACGTGCTGCCGGGCTTCAAACGCATCCAGCCGCAGGTCTACGCCGGCCTGTTCCCGGTCAGCTCCGACGACTTCGAAGACTTCCGCGAAGCCCTGCAAAAGCTGACCCTCAACGACTCGTCGTTGCAGTACACCCCGGAAAGCTCCGACGCCCTGGGCTTCGGCTTCCGCTGCGGCTTCCTGGGCATGCTGCACATGGAGATCATCCAGGAGCGCCTGGAGCGCGAATACGACCTGGACCTGATCACTACCGCGCCAACGGTTATTTTTGAGCTGGCGCTGAAAACCGGTGAAACGATTTACGTCGACAACCCGTCCAAGCTCCCAGATCTGTCCTCCATCGAAGACATGCGCGAGCCGATCGTGCGGGCCAATATCCTGGTGCCGCAGGAACACCTGGGCAACGTCATTACCCTGTGTATCGAAAAACGTGGCGTACAACACGACATGTTGTTCCTCGGTACCCAAGTGCAAGTGACCTACGATTTGCCGATGAACGAAGTGGTCCTGGACTTCTTCGACCGTCTCAAATCCACCAGTCGCGGCTATGCTTCGCTGGATTACCATTTCGATCGTTACCAATCGGCTAATCTGGTGAAACTGGATGTGCTGATCAACGGCGACAAGGTCGATGCCCTGGCGCTGATCGTGCACAAGGACAATGCGCACTACAAAGGTCGCCAGTTGACCGAAAAGATGAAAGAACTGATTCCGCGCCAGATGTTCGACGTCGCGATCCAGGCCGCCATTGGCGGGCAGATCATTGCACGGACCTCCGTCAAGGCACTCAGAAAGAACGTACTGGCCAAATGCTACGGCGGTGACGTAAGCCGTAAGCGCAAGCTGCTTGAGAAGCAAAAGGCCGGTAAAAAACGCATGAAGCAAGTGGGCAACGTGGAAATTCCACAGGAAGCCTTCCTTGCGGTGCTCAGGTTGGATAGTTAG
- the lepB gene encoding signal peptidase I, with amino-acid sequence MSLNFPLLLVIAVAVCGLLALLDLVFFAPRRRAAIASYQGSVSQPDAVVVEKLNKEPLLVEYGKSFFPVLFIVLVLRSFLVEPFQIPSGSMKPTLDVGDFILVNKFSYGIRLPVIDKKVIPVGDPQRGDVMVFRYPSDPNVNYIKRVVGLPGDVIRYTSDKRLFINGESVAEQLIGAEPNTLGSAELYREKLGAVEHEIRKEMSRYRAMPDGEWKVPAGHYFMMGDNRDNSNDSRYWDDPNIPKDLLGMVPDENIVGKAFAVWMSWPEPKLSHLPNFSRVGLIK; translated from the coding sequence ATGTCACTAAATTTCCCGCTGTTGCTGGTTATCGCCGTCGCCGTTTGCGGCCTCCTGGCGTTGCTCGATCTGGTGTTCTTCGCCCCGCGTCGGCGGGCGGCTATCGCCTCCTATCAGGGCAGCGTCAGCCAGCCCGATGCGGTGGTGGTCGAGAAGCTGAACAAAGAGCCCTTGCTGGTTGAATACGGCAAGTCGTTCTTCCCGGTGTTGTTCATCGTGCTGGTGCTGCGTTCGTTCCTGGTTGAGCCGTTTCAGATTCCTTCGGGGTCGATGAAACCTACCCTGGACGTGGGCGACTTCATTCTGGTGAACAAGTTTTCCTACGGGATCCGCCTGCCGGTGATCGACAAGAAAGTCATCCCGGTCGGTGACCCGCAACGCGGCGATGTGATGGTGTTCCGCTACCCAAGCGACCCGAACGTCAACTACATCAAGCGCGTCGTGGGCCTGCCGGGTGACGTGATTCGCTACACCAGCGACAAGCGCCTGTTCATCAACGGTGAGTCGGTGGCCGAGCAGTTGATCGGCGCTGAGCCGAACACCTTGGGCAGCGCCGAGCTGTACCGGGAAAAACTCGGTGCGGTAGAGCACGAAATCCGCAAGGAAATGAGCCGCTACCGCGCGATGCCCGATGGCGAGTGGAAAGTGCCTGCCGGGCACTACTTCATGATGGGTGACAACCGCGACAACTCCAACGACAGCCGGTACTGGGATGACCCCAATATTCCCAAGGACCTGCTGGGCATGGTTCCCGACGAGAACATTGTCGGCAAGGCCTTTGCGGTCTGGATGAGTTGGCCGGAACCCAAACTCAGCCACCTGCCGAACTTCTCGCGGGTCGGGCTGATCAAGTAA
- the rnc gene encoding ribonuclease III gives MTVSLSRLERQLGYTFKDQELMVLALTHRSFAGRNNERLEFLGDAILNFAAGEALFERFPQAREGQLSRLRARLVKGETLAVLARGFGLGEYLRLGSGELKSGGFRRESILADALEALIGAIYLDAGMETAKERVVAWLASEIESLTLVDTNKDPKTRLQEYLQSRGCELPRYEVVDIQGEPHCRVFFVECEITLLNEKSRGQGVSRRIAEQVAAAAALIALGVENGHD, from the coding sequence GTGACCGTTTCTCTCAGTCGTCTCGAGCGCCAGCTCGGCTACACCTTCAAGGACCAGGAATTGATGGTCCTTGCCCTCACACACCGCAGTTTTGCAGGGCGTAATAACGAACGCCTGGAATTTCTCGGTGACGCCATTCTCAACTTTGCCGCCGGTGAGGCGCTGTTCGAGCGCTTCCCGCAAGCGCGCGAAGGCCAGCTGTCACGCCTGCGTGCACGCCTGGTGAAAGGCGAGACCCTGGCCGTGCTGGCCCGTGGTTTCGGCCTGGGCGAATACCTGCGCCTGGGTTCCGGTGAATTGAAAAGCGGTGGGTTCCGTCGCGAATCGATCCTGGCCGATGCCCTGGAAGCGTTGATTGGTGCGATCTACCTGGATGCAGGCATGGAGACGGCCAAGGAGCGCGTCGTTGCCTGGCTGGCGTCGGAGATCGAAAGCCTCACGCTGGTCGACACCAACAAAGATCCCAAGACCCGCCTGCAGGAGTACCTGCAGTCGCGTGGTTGCGAACTGCCACGCTACGAAGTGGTGGATATCCAGGGTGAGCCGCATTGCCGCGTCTTCTTCGTGGAATGTGAAATCACCTTATTGAATGAAAAAAGCCGAGGTCAGGGTGTGAGCCGTCGTATTGCCGAACAGGTAGCGGCGGCTGCAGCACTGATTGCCCTGGGCGTGGAGAATGGCCATGACTGA
- the era gene encoding GTPase Era → MTDSTATRCGYVAIVGRPNVGKSTLLNHILGQKLAITSRKPQTTRHNMLGIKTEGAVQAVYVDTPGMHKGGEKALNRYMNKTASAALKDVDVVIFVVDRTKWTDEDQMVLERVQYVTGPLIVALNKTDRIEDKAELMPHLTWLQEQLPNAQIMPISAQHGHNLEALERVIAGYLPENEHFFPEDQITDRSSRFLAAELVREKIMRQMGAELPYQITVEIEEFKQQGKTLHIHALILVERDGQKKIIIGDKGERIKRIGTEARKDMELLFDSKIMLNLWVKVKGGWSDDERALRSLGYGDL, encoded by the coding sequence ATGACTGATTCAACCGCAACACGCTGTGGCTATGTTGCCATCGTCGGCCGCCCGAACGTGGGCAAGTCCACGCTGCTGAACCACATCCTCGGCCAGAAGCTCGCGATCACCTCGCGCAAGCCGCAGACCACCCGCCACAACATGCTGGGCATCAAGACTGAAGGCGCCGTGCAAGCGGTGTACGTCGACACGCCAGGCATGCACAAGGGCGGCGAAAAAGCGCTGAACCGCTACATGAACAAAACCGCTTCGGCGGCGTTGAAAGACGTCGACGTGGTGATCTTCGTGGTTGACCGCACCAAGTGGACCGACGAAGACCAGATGGTTCTGGAGCGCGTGCAGTACGTCACCGGCCCGTTGATCGTCGCGCTGAACAAGACCGACCGCATCGAAGACAAAGCCGAGCTGATGCCGCACCTGACGTGGCTGCAGGAACAACTGCCGAATGCCCAGATCATGCCGATCTCGGCCCAGCACGGTCACAACCTGGAAGCCCTGGAACGCGTGATCGCCGGTTACCTGCCGGAGAACGAGCACTTCTTCCCGGAAGACCAGATCACCGACCGCAGCAGCCGTTTTCTTGCCGCCGAACTGGTCCGCGAGAAAATCATGCGTCAGATGGGCGCCGAGCTGCCGTACCAGATCACCGTCGAAATCGAAGAGTTCAAGCAGCAGGGCAAAACCCTGCATATCCACGCCTTGATCCTCGTCGAACGTGACGGCCAGAAGAAAATCATCATTGGCGACAAGGGCGAGCGCATCAAGCGCATCGGCACCGAGGCGCGCAAGGACATGGAATTGCTGTTCGATTCCAAGATCATGCTTAACCTGTGGGTGAAGGTTAAGGGTGGCTGGTCCGATGATGAGCGTGCGCTGCGCTCCCTGGGCTACGGCGACCTGTAA
- the recO gene encoding DNA repair protein RecO, which translates to MSQPPSQLAYVLHSRAYRETSALVDFITPQGRLRAVLRSARGKAGTLARPFVALDVEFRGKGELKNVGRLESVGTSAWLNGEALFSGLYLNELLIRLLPAEDPHPAVFDHYAATLLALAEGRPLEPLLRAFEWRLLDDLGYGFELSNDLHGDPIAEDGMYRLQVDAGLERVYLLQPGLFQGTELLAMSEADWSAPGALSAAKRLMRQALAVHLGGRPLVSRELFRKP; encoded by the coding sequence ATGTCCCAACCCCCCAGCCAACTCGCCTACGTCCTGCACAGCCGCGCCTACCGCGAGACCAGCGCCCTGGTGGACTTCATCACGCCCCAAGGCCGCCTGCGCGCAGTGTTGCGCAGCGCGCGGGGCAAGGCAGGCACGTTGGCACGGCCATTTGTGGCCCTGGACGTGGAATTTCGTGGCAAGGGCGAGCTGAAAAACGTCGGTCGCCTGGAAAGCGTCGGCACTTCCGCCTGGCTTAACGGCGAAGCACTCTTCAGCGGCCTCTACCTCAATGAACTGCTGATACGCCTGCTGCCCGCCGAAGACCCGCACCCTGCGGTCTTCGATCACTACGCCGCGACCTTGTTGGCCCTGGCCGAAGGCCGCCCCCTGGAGCCGCTGCTGCGCGCCTTCGAATGGCGCCTGCTCGACGACCTCGGCTACGGCTTCGAACTGAGCAACGATTTGCACGGCGATCCCATTGCTGAAGACGGCATGTACCGCCTGCAAGTCGACGCCGGCCTTGAGCGCGTGTACCTGCTGCAACCGGGCCTGTTCCAGGGCACTGAGCTGCTGGCCATGAGCGAAGCCGACTGGAGCGCCCCCGGCGCCTTGTCTGCCGCCAAGCGCTTGATGCGTCAGGCACTGGCCGTGCACTTGGGTGGGCGGCCGCTGGTCAGTCGCGAGTTGTTTCGAAAGCCCTGA
- the pdxJ gene encoding pyridoxine 5'-phosphate synthase has protein sequence MTTSNRILLGVNIDHVATLRQARGTRYPDPVKAALDAEEAGADGITVHLREDRRHIQERDVLLLKDVLQTRMNFEMGVTEEMMAFAERIRPAHICLVPETRQELTTEGGLDVAGQEARIKAAVERLSKIGSEVSLFIDADERQIEASRRVGAPAIELHTGRYADATTPTEVADELQRIIDGVKCGLNEGLIVNAGHGLHYHNVEAVAAIKGINELNIGHALVAHALFVGFKGAVAEMKALILAAAKH, from the coding sequence GTGACCACCAGCAATCGCATTCTTCTTGGCGTCAACATCGACCACGTCGCTACCCTGCGCCAGGCCCGGGGCACCCGTTACCCCGACCCGGTCAAGGCCGCGCTGGACGCCGAAGAAGCGGGCGCCGACGGCATCACCGTGCACCTGCGCGAAGACCGCCGCCACATCCAGGAGCGCGACGTGCTGCTGCTCAAGGACGTGCTGCAAACCCGCATGAACTTCGAAATGGGCGTGACCGAAGAAATGATGGCGTTCGCCGAGCGCATCCGCCCGGCGCATATCTGCCTGGTGCCGGAAACCCGTCAGGAACTCACCACCGAAGGCGGCCTCGACGTGGCCGGCCAGGAGGCGCGGATCAAAGCCGCAGTGGAACGCCTGTCGAAGATCGGCAGTGAAGTCTCGCTGTTCATCGACGCCGATGAGCGCCAGATCGAAGCCTCCCGCCGTGTCGGCGCGCCGGCCATCGAACTGCACACCGGCCGCTACGCCGATGCCACCACGCCGACCGAAGTGGCTGACGAACTGCAGCGCATCATCGACGGCGTCAAATGCGGCCTGAATGAAGGCCTTATCGTCAACGCCGGCCATGGTTTGCATTACCACAACGTTGAAGCCGTGGCTGCGATCAAGGGCATCAACGAACTCAACATCGGCCACGCGCTGGTGGCGCATGCGTTGTTCGTCGGTTTCAAAGGTGCGGTGGCCGAGATGAAAGCGCTGATCCTGGCGGCTGCAAAGCACTGA
- a CDS encoding multicopper oxidase family protein produces the protein MSRSFSRRQILGGLAGLAVVGVGAGGAYRYWLGKVAEAEAGHDYELIAAPLDVELVPGHKTQAWAFGPSAPGTELRVRQGEWLRVRFINHLPVATTIHWHGIRLPLEMDGVPYVSQLPVLPGEYFDYKFRVPDAGSYWYHPHVNSSEELGRGLVGPLIIEEREPTGFKHERTLSLKSWHVDEEGAFVAFSVPREAARGGTAGRLSTINGVSQAVIDLPAGQITRVRLLNLDNTLTYRINIPDVEAQIYALDGNPVEPRPLGKEYWLGPGMRICLAIKAPPAGEELSIRNGPVRLGTFRSVANTDAPNEWPPALPANPIAEPDLANAEKLNFNFEWVGTVSVDDGKPPSLWQINGKAWDITDKTCADRPIAKLEKGKSYILELKNMTQYQHPIHLHGMSFKVIASNRHKVIPYFTDTYLLGKNERARVALVADNPGVWMFHCHVIDHMETGLMAAIEVA, from the coding sequence GTGTCCCGATCCTTTTCCCGTCGACAAATCCTGGGTGGTCTTGCAGGCCTGGCCGTAGTGGGCGTCGGTGCCGGTGGCGCCTATCGCTACTGGCTGGGGAAAGTCGCAGAAGCCGAAGCCGGGCACGATTACGAACTGATCGCCGCACCGCTGGACGTAGAGTTGGTGCCAGGCCACAAAACCCAAGCCTGGGCATTCGGCCCGTCCGCGCCGGGCACCGAGTTGCGTGTGCGCCAAGGCGAATGGCTGCGGGTGCGCTTTATCAATCACCTGCCGGTCGCCACCACCATTCATTGGCATGGCATCCGCCTGCCGCTGGAAATGGACGGCGTGCCTTACGTCTCACAGTTGCCGGTGTTGCCCGGTGAATACTTCGACTACAAATTCCGCGTGCCCGACGCCGGCAGCTACTGGTATCACCCGCATGTGAACAGCAGCGAAGAACTCGGCCGTGGCCTGGTCGGCCCGTTGATCATCGAAGAGCGCGAACCCACCGGTTTCAAACACGAGCGCACCCTCAGCCTGAAAAGCTGGCACGTGGACGAAGAAGGCGCATTTGTCGCCTTCAGCGTGCCCCGTGAAGCAGCGCGTGGCGGCACGGCCGGGCGCCTGTCGACGATCAATGGCGTGTCCCAGGCCGTGATCGATTTGCCTGCCGGGCAGATCACCCGCGTGCGCCTGCTCAACCTCGACAACACCCTGACCTATCGCATCAACATCCCTGACGTCGAAGCGCAGATCTACGCGCTGGACGGCAACCCCGTCGAGCCGCGCCCGCTGGGCAAGGAATACTGGCTGGGCCCGGGCATGCGCATTTGCCTGGCGATCAAGGCGCCGCCAGCCGGCGAAGAGCTGTCCATCCGCAACGGCCCGGTGCGCCTGGGCACCTTCCGTTCGGTGGCCAACACTGACGCACCCAACGAATGGCCACCGGCGCTGCCCGCCAACCCGATTGCCGAACCCGACCTGGCCAATGCGGAGAAACTCAACTTCAATTTCGAGTGGGTCGGCACGGTGTCGGTGGATGACGGCAAGCCGCCGAGCCTGTGGCAAATCAACGGCAAGGCCTGGGACATCACCGACAAGACCTGCGCCGACCGCCCGATTGCCAAGCTGGAAAAGGGCAAGAGCTACATTCTCGAATTGAAGAACATGACCCAGTACCAGCACCCGATCCACCTGCACGGCATGAGTTTCAAGGTGATCGCCTCGAACCGCCACAAGGTGATCCCGTATTTCACCGACACCTACCTGCTGGGCAAAAACGAGCGAGCCCGCGTGGCGTTGGTGGCGGATAACCCGGGGGTGTGGATGTTCCACTGCCACGTGATCGACCACATGGAAACCGGCCTGATGGCCGCCATCGAGGTGGCGTGA
- the tadA gene encoding tRNA adenosine(34) deaminase TadA → MRQIRPAAIIDRSRDQDFMREALALAAQGAALGEVPVGAVLVQDGEIIGRGFNCPISGNDPSAHAEMVAIRAAAQAISNYRLVGSTLYVTLEPCSMCAGLIVHSRIARVVYGALEPKAGIVQSQGQFFTQGFLNHRVLFEGGVLAEECGTVLSEFFKARRAKPPL, encoded by the coding sequence ATGCGCCAGATTCGCCCCGCGGCGATTATCGACCGCAGCCGCGACCAGGATTTCATGCGCGAAGCCCTGGCCCTCGCCGCCCAAGGCGCTGCGCTGGGCGAAGTGCCCGTGGGCGCGGTGCTGGTGCAGGACGGTGAAATCATCGGCCGCGGGTTTAACTGCCCGATCAGCGGCAACGACCCCAGCGCCCATGCCGAAATGGTCGCCATCCGCGCCGCTGCGCAAGCGATCAGCAACTACCGCCTGGTCGGCAGCACGCTGTATGTGACGCTGGAGCCGTGCAGCATGTGCGCGGGCCTGATCGTGCACTCGCGTATTGCACGGGTGGTGTATGGCGCGCTGGAACCCAAGGCCGGGATTGTGCAAAGTCAGGGGCAGTTTTTTACCCAGGGGTTTCTCAACCATCGGGTGCTGTTTGAAGGTGGGGTGTTGGCTGAGGAATGCGGGACGGTGTTGAGTGAGTTCTTCAAGGCCAGAAGAGCCAAGCCCCCACTCTAA
- the cmoB gene encoding tRNA 5-methoxyuridine(34)/uridine 5-oxyacetic acid(34) synthase CmoB: MIDLSPLARHLVGTPLAVWAQGLQAQLDSKMEKGHGDLERWQSALDALPKILPSDVDLLNGLTLDTDCDDATRAQMRAALMGLSPWRKGPFNLFGVHVDTEWRSDWKWSRVAPHLDLKGKRILDVGCGNGYYMWRMLGAGADSVIGVDPNWLFFCQFQAVQRYLSAPKAWHLPFPFEDLPPNMEGFDTVFSMGVFYHRRSPIEHLLALKDCLVKGGELVLETLVVEGDQQQVLVPEDRYAQMRNVWFLPSVPALMLWLRRAGFSEVRCVDVSVTTVEEQRGTEWMKYQSLSDFLDPDDHSKTIEGLPAPMRAVIIAKK; the protein is encoded by the coding sequence ATGATTGATCTGTCCCCCCTCGCCCGCCACCTGGTCGGTACTCCTTTGGCTGTGTGGGCCCAGGGCCTGCAAGCGCAACTCGATAGCAAGATGGAAAAGGGTCATGGCGACCTGGAACGCTGGCAGAGCGCGCTGGACGCGTTACCGAAGATCCTGCCCAGCGACGTCGACCTGCTCAACGGTCTGACACTCGACACCGATTGCGACGACGCCACCCGCGCGCAAATGCGCGCCGCGCTGATGGGCCTGAGCCCGTGGCGCAAGGGCCCGTTCAACCTGTTCGGCGTGCACGTGGACACCGAATGGCGTTCGGACTGGAAGTGGTCGCGGGTCGCGCCTCATCTGGATTTGAAGGGCAAGCGCATCCTCGATGTGGGCTGCGGTAACGGCTATTACATGTGGCGCATGCTCGGCGCCGGCGCCGACAGCGTGATTGGCGTGGACCCGAACTGGTTGTTCTTCTGCCAGTTCCAGGCGGTGCAGCGCTACTTGTCGGCGCCGAAGGCCTGGCACTTGCCGTTCCCGTTTGAAGATTTGCCGCCGAACATGGAAGGCTTCGACACGGTGTTTTCCATGGGCGTGTTCTACCACCGCCGCTCGCCGATCGAGCACTTGCTGGCGTTGAAAGATTGCCTGGTCAAAGGCGGTGAGCTGGTATTGGAAACCTTGGTGGTGGAAGGCGATCAGCAGCAAGTGCTGGTGCCGGAAGACCGCTACGCGCAGATGCGTAACGTGTGGTTCCTGCCCTCGGTGCCGGCGTTGATGCTGTGGCTGCGGCGTGCGGGCTTCAGTGAGGTGCGCTGTGTGGATGTGAGCGTGACCACGGTTGAGGAACAGCGCGGCACGGAGTGGATGAAGTATCAGTCGTTGAGTGACTTCCTCGATCCGGACGATCACAGCAAGACGATTGAGGGGCTGCCGGCGCCGATGCGGGCGGTGATTATCGCCAAGAAGTGA
- the cmoA gene encoding carboxy-S-adenosyl-L-methionine synthase CmoA — protein sequence MSKEPDRLFAQPLPQVPDFAFNEDVVRVFPDMIKRSVPGYPTIVENLGVLAAQFAQPNSVLFDLGSSLGAVTQALRRHVRTDGCRVIAVDNSAAMVERCREYLNGQDSMFQELLPVEVIEGDILALQFQPASVVALNFTLQFIAPDERLALLGRIRQSLLPGGALILSEKLRFNDPQEHALLTDLHIAFKRANGYSELEIAQKRSAIENVMKPDSLEEHRERLLAAGFSKVVPWFQCLNFASLIALP from the coding sequence GTGAGCAAAGAACCCGATCGCCTATTCGCCCAGCCCCTGCCCCAGGTGCCGGACTTCGCCTTTAACGAGGACGTGGTGCGGGTGTTCCCGGACATGATCAAGCGCTCGGTGCCCGGTTACCCCACCATCGTCGAGAACCTCGGTGTGCTGGCCGCACAGTTTGCGCAACCCAACAGCGTGCTCTTCGACCTGGGCTCGTCCCTCGGCGCGGTGACCCAGGCCTTGCGTCGCCACGTGCGCACCGACGGTTGCCGGGTGATCGCGGTGGATAACTCGGCGGCGATGGTCGAGCGCTGCCGCGAATACCTCAATGGCCAGGACTCGATGTTCCAGGAGCTGCTGCCTGTTGAAGTGATCGAGGGCGATATCCTCGCACTGCAGTTCCAACCGGCCTCGGTGGTGGCGCTGAACTTCACCCTGCAATTTATCGCCCCTGATGAGCGCCTGGCGTTGCTCGGGCGCATCCGCCAGTCGCTGCTGCCGGGCGGTGCGTTGATCCTGTCGGAAAAGCTGCGGTTCAATGATCCGCAGGAACATGCGCTGCTCACCGACCTGCACATCGCGTTCAAACGCGCCAACGGCTACAGCGAACTGGAAATCGCCCAGAAGCGCAGCGCCATCGAAAACGTCATGAAGCCCGACAGCCTCGAAGAACACCGTGAGCGCCTGCTGGCGGCCGGGTTCTCGAAAGTCGTGCCGTGGTTCCAGTGTCTTAACTTTGCCTCGTTGATTGCCTTGCCATGA
- a CDS encoding lysoplasmalogenase, with amino-acid sequence MPWLILALMGAGTFIYGLTTHATLLCLLVKPLPVLALLGWLHDAPPTDYRRWISLGLIFSLVGDVLLAWPGDLFIFGLGAFLFAHLAYLKAYFSDCRRLAVLPLVLALGVGAILLSILIAHGLGDLLIPVVVYALVISAMLWRALARLGSEVPKQSALLAAAGAVSFVFSDTLIGINRFVVSFEAAPYLLITTYWLGQWGITASAFSQSSQSRV; translated from the coding sequence ATGCCTTGGCTGATTCTTGCGTTGATGGGCGCCGGCACCTTTATCTACGGCCTGACCACCCATGCCACCTTGTTGTGCCTGTTGGTCAAGCCGCTGCCGGTGCTGGCATTGCTGGGCTGGCTGCATGATGCGCCGCCCACCGACTATCGACGCTGGATCAGCCTGGGGCTGATTTTTTCCCTGGTCGGCGACGTATTGCTCGCTTGGCCGGGCGACCTGTTTATCTTCGGCCTCGGCGCCTTCCTGTTCGCGCACCTGGCGTACTTGAAAGCCTATTTCAGCGACTGCAGGCGTTTGGCGGTGTTGCCGCTGGTATTGGCACTGGGCGTGGGCGCGATCCTGTTGAGCATCCTGATTGCCCACGGCCTGGGCGACTTGCTGATTCCGGTGGTGGTGTATGCGCTGGTGATCAGCGCCATGCTCTGGCGGGCATTGGCGCGACTGGGCAGTGAGGTGCCGAAACAGTCGGCGCTGCTGGCGGCGGCGGGCGCGGTGTCGTTTGTGTTTTCCGACACCTTGATTGGGATCAACCGGTTTGTGGTGTCATTTGAAGCGGCGCCGTATTTGTTGATCACCACTTACTGGTTGGGCCAGTGGGGGATTACCGCGTCGGCGTTCTCGCAATCGTCTCAATCGCGGGTGTAA
- a CDS encoding protease inhibitor I42 family protein, translating into MTAARLLLPLSLALLGACASAPKQNVTVENQSACPLQLKTGQNLILTLPSNPTTGYRWAIQDSAGGVLRALSPEVYSSAESGVIGGGGQSTWRFQAFAAGQGRLRLTSQQPWEPEAEPAETFDCAITVN; encoded by the coding sequence ATGACCGCTGCCCGCCTGCTTCTCCCCTTGAGCCTTGCCCTGCTGGGCGCCTGCGCCAGTGCCCCCAAGCAAAACGTCACCGTGGAAAACCAGAGCGCCTGCCCGCTTCAGCTTAAAACCGGGCAAAACCTGATCCTCACCCTGCCAAGCAACCCCACCACCGGCTACCGCTGGGCCATCCAGGATTCAGCCGGCGGCGTGCTGCGTGCGCTGAGCCCCGAGGTCTATAGCAGCGCAGAATCCGGTGTGATCGGCGGTGGCGGCCAATCCACTTGGCGCTTCCAGGCCTTCGCGGCCGGCCAGGGCCGTTTGCGCCTGACGTCGCAACAACCGTGGGAACCGGAAGCGGAACCGGCCGAAACCTTCGACTGCGCCATTACGGTGAACTGA